Proteins from a genomic interval of Nostoc sp. TCL240-02:
- a CDS encoding DUF4335 domain-containing protein encodes MPLSNSVIRRYTPPTCTLEVFAQSSPLSRWMGKTVLKHLSFELRFDDPRLPEEHRVPIRGDREQLEALCDAVTNYVQEFLQQPPESFWVSFSGTQESTTALGEPELKSSTKTLNSFSTQLPGANIRLEPSSYLTHNLFLGSLANYSSGPVIKLSLLQLFDLASALDEYSTDVMALPTLNSTSSTLRFPAWAPVAAVLVLGVGFLPVTWQYANSIRGKEQQTAKTSDPAAVKTALEPSTSLNFPTPEPGIIPPSDNLLGSTPPLSTSTLPQAPLTAPSSSFSAPQPLFPNNALTTTQSKTATLPSNPAMPSLGDATRTASFSTRRSANAKAPSNKIPGQEIAIVPNLGQNPTGSNPQAGTLPQLRNLPPRLSSNPGSLPTNISPVLPPSLESIPNNNRGNTSALNSQQLDERINSLQQPSTGEKPASQLPSSRTAENNPFIDQLGDARKTPKSTEVATGTLFDTPQVAEAREYLKKRWQPPTGLGQTLEYSLIVSVDGTVERIFPLNKAAREFVDSTGMPEVGKPFVSANTRGQDVRIRVVLSPDGKVQTFPDE; translated from the coding sequence ATGCCTCTATCAAATTCTGTAATTCGTCGCTACACACCACCTACTTGCACGCTAGAAGTATTCGCCCAAAGCTCGCCTCTGTCCCGTTGGATGGGGAAAACTGTCCTCAAACACCTAAGCTTTGAACTACGCTTTGATGATCCCCGACTCCCAGAAGAACACAGAGTTCCAATTCGGGGCGATCGCGAGCAACTTGAAGCTTTATGTGATGCAGTCACAAACTACGTACAGGAATTCCTCCAACAGCCTCCAGAAAGCTTTTGGGTTAGTTTCTCCGGTACCCAGGAATCAACCACAGCACTGGGTGAGCCGGAATTAAAGTCCTCAACAAAAACATTAAATTCCTTTAGCACCCAACTTCCTGGGGCAAATATCCGCTTAGAACCAAGCAGCTATTTAACTCACAATTTATTTCTCGGTTCTCTCGCCAACTACTCATCCGGCCCCGTAATTAAACTCAGTCTGCTGCAACTATTCGATTTGGCCAGCGCTTTAGATGAATACTCAACTGATGTTATGGCACTCCCAACTCTTAACAGCACGAGTTCGACTCTGAGGTTCCCCGCTTGGGCACCTGTTGCCGCAGTATTAGTATTAGGTGTAGGTTTCTTACCTGTTACTTGGCAATATGCTAACAGCATTAGGGGAAAAGAACAGCAAACAGCCAAAACATCAGATCCAGCAGCAGTAAAGACTGCCTTAGAACCTTCAACCTCACTAAACTTTCCTACGCCTGAACCTGGAATTATCCCTCCATCGGATAATTTGCTAGGTTCCACTCCTCCACTTTCCACATCTACTTTGCCCCAAGCACCTTTAACAGCCCCTAGTTCTAGTTTTTCTGCACCGCAACCTCTATTTCCCAATAATGCACTGACAACAACCCAGAGCAAGACTGCAACCCTTCCTAGTAATCCAGCGATGCCTTCTCTGGGAGACGCTACGCGAACGGCGAGCTTCTCTACGAGGCGCTCCGCGAACGCTAAGGCACCATCAAATAAAATCCCAGGACAGGAAATAGCCATAGTACCAAATCTTGGACAGAACCCTACAGGGTCAAATCCCCAAGCTGGAACTCTCCCTCAGTTGCGGAATTTGCCACCCAGACTATCTTCTAACCCAGGCAGCTTACCAACTAATATCTCACCAGTTCTCCCTCCGTCTCTTGAGAGCATACCCAATAATAATCGTGGCAATACCTCTGCACTAAACTCACAACAGCTAGACGAAAGAATCAATTCCCTACAGCAACCTTCTACTGGAGAAAAACCCGCTTCACAACTTCCTTCGTCTAGAACTGCGGAGAACAATCCATTCATCGACCAATTAGGAGATGCACGCAAAACCCCTAAATCTACAGAAGTGGCTACTGGTACATTATTTGATACACCTCAAGTAGCAGAAGCTAGGGAATACCTAAAAAAGCGTTGGCAACCACCTACTGGACTAGGACAAACATTAGAGTACAGTCTGATAGTCAGTGTTGACGGCACAGTTGAACGAATTTTTCCTCTTAATAAGGCAGCAAGAGAATTCGTTGATAGCACTGGGATGCCTGAAGTTGGTAAACCTTTTGTTTCCGCCAATACACGCGGACAAGATGTCAGAATTCGAGTTGTTCTCAGTCCTGATGGCAAGGTACAGACTTTTCCAGATGAATAA
- a CDS encoding DUF3038 domain-containing protein: protein MLKVMHSAANSATPNSQWEDLIKLPAPNTVQWDNIKTQLDLVLLALETLTGIGSEAMLSAATDLNLESRVPDRVALWRLRQSNPLRKGQGGRKKLDVEEARSLVLIICYLAKQHQELIRRAVGLLEQMAENNREPHQAALLGDYIDAFCNTYQERMEEDEKISTDLLTNLALKLLVDLLFYSAPGGHRRLWLALIDGSTKF from the coding sequence ATGCTAAAAGTTATGCACTCGGCCGCCAACTCAGCCACGCCAAATTCTCAGTGGGAGGATTTAATCAAGCTTCCAGCTCCAAACACAGTTCAATGGGACAATATCAAAACCCAATTAGACTTGGTGCTGTTGGCGTTAGAAACCTTAACTGGGATTGGTTCAGAGGCTATGCTTTCGGCGGCAACTGATCTGAATTTAGAGTCAAGAGTGCCAGACCGCGTAGCTTTATGGCGACTGCGCCAGTCAAATCCCCTACGTAAAGGTCAAGGAGGGCGAAAAAAGCTAGATGTCGAAGAAGCGCGATCGCTTGTTCTGATCATCTGCTACTTAGCCAAACAGCACCAGGAATTGATTCGCCGCGCTGTCGGTCTGTTGGAACAAATGGCAGAAAATAACCGGGAACCTCACCAGGCTGCCTTACTTGGAGACTATATTGATGCTTTTTGCAACACCTACCAAGAGCGGATGGAAGAGGATGAGAAAATCTCAACAGATTTACTTACCAACCTGGCACTAAAACTGCTTGTAGATTTACTTTTTTACAGCGCCCCTGGTGGACATCGCCGTCTCTGGCTAGCACTTATAGACGGTTCGACAAAATTTTAG
- a CDS encoding transposase DNA-binding-containing protein, with protein sequence MLDWWEKNFATISLGDRRLNERAMSIGYALSLGFGKALSEVFSNGTVLKRAYEFLLIQKCNFPA encoded by the coding sequence ATGCTGGACTGGTGGGAAAAGAATTTTGCAACCATATCTCTAGGCGATCGCCGATTGAATGAGCGTGCAATGTCAATCGGGTATGCTCTAAGTTTGGGATTCGGCAAAGCGCTGTCGGAAGTTTTCAGTAATGGAACCGTACTTAAAAGGGCTTATGAGTTTTTGCTAATCCAAAAGTGCAATTTCCCAGCGTGA
- a CDS encoding IS4 family transposase, with translation MTAETVAECDVVLCVGDTTFFDYGSIEAKKEGYGPIGKGGNGLILHSALAIESDKGQSLGLLWQKLWNREAKQKPPKDETPTQKKKRQAAARKEARNRPFEQKESYRWVEALTTIENLVSKHTQVIHVFDREGDITEVFDKVRQLQHTGVLIRAAHNRSLDSESERLWSKLLAQPTSFEQEIELPQTGQRSARKTKLAVRFCPVNLRTPYRFDNREPLPVYAVYATEIDCPDGETLVEWMLLTTEVIADVQMASTVLRWYTYRWRVEEYHKIFKSGCQVEKYRLAADGMKTLIGFFSVIAVELLRLTYLHRTQPLAPAIEILNPLELKILKAKSPKLPKVLTVSWAVEAVARLGGYLEHRSKTPIGIQVLWRGWLKLHDLCEGWQLAKET, from the coding sequence ATGACTGCGGAAACTGTTGCAGAGTGCGACGTAGTGCTGTGTGTTGGAGACACGACTTTTTTTGATTATGGCAGTATTGAGGCTAAAAAAGAAGGTTACGGCCCAATTGGTAAGGGAGGTAACGGTTTAATATTACACAGTGCTTTAGCCATAGAATCGGACAAAGGCCAGTCCCTTGGTCTGTTGTGGCAAAAACTTTGGAATCGAGAAGCAAAACAGAAACCGCCAAAAGATGAAACTCCAACACAGAAGAAAAAACGGCAAGCAGCAGCACGTAAAGAAGCCCGAAACCGTCCCTTTGAACAGAAAGAATCTTACAGGTGGGTAGAAGCGCTCACCACTATAGAAAACCTTGTGAGTAAGCACACGCAAGTGATTCATGTTTTCGACCGAGAAGGTGATATCACAGAAGTTTTCGATAAAGTTCGCCAACTCCAGCACACCGGAGTTCTTATTCGCGCGGCTCATAACCGCAGTTTAGATTCCGAGAGCGAGCGTCTTTGGTCAAAACTCCTTGCACAACCTACCAGTTTTGAACAGGAAATCGAATTACCCCAGACTGGACAGCGTTCTGCCCGTAAAACCAAGCTGGCTGTGCGATTTTGTCCGGTCAATCTCCGTACTCCCTATCGTTTTGATAACCGTGAGCCTCTACCCGTATATGCTGTTTATGCCACTGAGATTGATTGCCCAGATGGTGAAACACTTGTGGAGTGGATGTTGTTGACTACGGAAGTTATTGCAGATGTCCAGATGGCTTCTACAGTTTTACGCTGGTATACTTATCGTTGGCGTGTTGAAGAATACCATAAAATTTTTAAGTCTGGATGTCAGGTAGAAAAATATAGGCTTGCTGCTGATGGGATGAAGACCCTCATTGGTTTTTTTAGCGTAATAGCTGTTGAGCTTTTGCGCTTAACTTATCTCCACCGCACTCAGCCCTTAGCCCCTGCCATTGAAATTCTTAATCCCCTTGAACTCAAGATTTTAAAAGCTAAGTCTCCCAAACTCCCCAAAGTGCTAACAGTTAGCTGGGCTGTTGAAGCTGTAGCTCGTCTTGGCGGCTACTTAGAACATCGAAGTAAAACACCTATTGGTATCCAGGTACTGTGGCGAGGTTGGTTAAAATTACACGACCTCTGTGAGGGTTGGCAGCTTGCAAAAGAGACTTAA
- a CDS encoding endonuclease MutS2: MIQSETLELLEWHRLCQHLATFAATKLGATAARHLKIPDSQTQSEQLLEQTKEVYQLENRLTTGLSFEGIQDIGDSLERAERSGVLAGDELLAIATTLAGARSLRRVIDNQEDLPILTELVADLRTYPELEQEIHRCIDERAQVTDRASQKLGEIRTDLRRLRSQITQKLQNILQAKSGAVQEQLITQRSDRFVIPVKAPQKDAIPGIVHDTSTSGATLYVEPNSVVPLGNQLRQIIRKEQAEEEAIRRILTEQVAAVKPDLERLLAIATTLDMATARSRYSFWLGANPPRFIQREDKEIITLRNLRHPLLVWQQQHEQGQPVVPVDLLINPLIRVVTITGPNTGGKTVTLKTLGLAALMAKVGLFVPAREPVEIPWFDKVLADIGDEQSLQQSLSTFSGHIRRISRILEALGTGDLGLGTGDWGLGTEEKEIPNRQSLIPNPQSLVLLDEVGAGTDPVEGSALAIALLQYLANHAQLTIATTHFGELKALKYEDERFENASVEFDESTLSPTYRLLWGIPGRSNALTIALRLGLKPEVVEQAKTQVGEATDEVNQVIAGLEAQRRRQETKAAEAQSLLQQAERLYKEVSAKAASLEERESSLRASQEIAVQQAIAQARGEIAQVIRRLQKGTPTAQEAQQATNALNQIGQLYQPATPAKPKPGFMPKVGDRIRVPKLGQIADVIAAPDEDGELSVRFGLMKMTVKLQDVESLDGQKPEPVVKAKPAPAAVTPLQNVPEIRTSQNTIDLRGKRVADAEYILDKAISEATGPIWIIHGYGTGKLRQGVHAFLQQHSRVNNYEPAEQADGGTGVTIAHIKK, translated from the coding sequence TTGATCCAATCTGAAACCTTAGAACTATTAGAATGGCATCGCCTCTGCCAGCACCTTGCCACCTTTGCGGCAACTAAGCTGGGGGCGACAGCTGCGCGTCATCTGAAAATACCCGATTCTCAGACCCAAAGCGAACAGTTGTTAGAGCAAACCAAAGAAGTCTACCAACTAGAAAATCGTCTGACTACGGGACTGTCATTTGAGGGAATTCAAGATATTGGCGATTCCCTAGAACGGGCAGAACGCAGTGGAGTTTTGGCAGGAGATGAACTGTTAGCGATCGCCACCACCCTCGCGGGTGCTAGAAGTTTGCGCCGTGTCATCGACAATCAGGAAGATTTGCCAATACTGACTGAGTTGGTTGCCGATTTACGGACTTATCCAGAACTAGAACAAGAAATTCACCGATGTATTGATGAACGGGCCCAGGTAACTGACCGCGCGAGTCAAAAACTGGGAGAAATTCGCACAGATTTGCGGCGATTACGCAGCCAAATTACCCAAAAGCTGCAAAATATCTTACAGGCAAAATCTGGGGCAGTTCAAGAACAGCTAATTACGCAACGTAGCGATCGCTTTGTCATCCCGGTAAAAGCACCGCAAAAAGATGCTATCCCTGGTATTGTCCACGACACATCTACTAGTGGTGCAACGCTATACGTAGAACCGAATTCCGTAGTGCCTCTAGGCAACCAACTGCGGCAAATCATTAGAAAAGAACAAGCCGAAGAAGAAGCGATTCGCCGTATTTTGACGGAACAAGTCGCCGCAGTCAAACCAGATTTAGAGAGATTGTTGGCGATCGCCACCACTTTAGATATGGCAACCGCTAGATCCCGCTATAGTTTCTGGCTAGGAGCGAATCCCCCGCGATTTATCCAGCGTGAAGACAAGGAAATCATTACCTTACGGAACTTACGACATCCTTTGTTAGTGTGGCAACAACAACACGAACAAGGGCAACCAGTAGTTCCTGTAGATTTGCTGATTAACCCGCTAATTCGGGTTGTAACCATTACCGGGCCAAATACTGGTGGTAAAACTGTAACCTTAAAAACTCTAGGGTTAGCAGCATTGATGGCTAAAGTGGGTTTATTTGTCCCCGCCCGCGAACCAGTGGAAATTCCTTGGTTTGACAAAGTGCTGGCAGATATTGGCGATGAACAATCCTTACAGCAAAGTTTATCCACATTCTCTGGACACATCCGCCGGATTAGTCGAATTTTAGAGGCATTGGGGACTGGGGACTTGGGACTGGGGACTGGGGACTGGGGACTTGGAACTGAGGAAAAGGAAATTCCTAATCGCCAATCCCTAATCCCCAATCCCCAATCACTCGTTTTACTCGACGAAGTTGGTGCAGGAACCGATCCAGTTGAGGGTAGTGCGTTAGCGATCGCTTTGTTGCAATATCTCGCCAACCATGCTCAACTAACGATCGCCACCACTCACTTTGGCGAACTAAAAGCTCTGAAATATGAAGATGAGCGGTTTGAAAACGCCTCGGTCGAATTTGACGAAAGTACTCTCTCGCCTACTTACCGTCTACTGTGGGGCATCCCCGGACGTTCTAATGCCTTAACTATTGCCCTGCGCTTGGGATTAAAGCCAGAAGTGGTAGAACAGGCGAAAACTCAAGTTGGAGAGGCTACAGATGAAGTTAACCAGGTGATTGCAGGCTTAGAAGCCCAACGTCGTCGCCAGGAAACCAAAGCAGCCGAAGCCCAAAGTTTGTTGCAGCAAGCGGAACGTTTATACAAAGAAGTATCCGCAAAAGCCGCAAGTTTGGAAGAGAGGGAAAGCAGTTTGCGGGCTTCACAGGAAATAGCTGTCCAACAAGCGATCGCCCAAGCAAGAGGTGAAATTGCCCAAGTGATTCGCCGTTTGCAAAAAGGTACGCCCACAGCCCAAGAAGCCCAGCAAGCCACCAATGCTTTGAATCAAATTGGCCAGCTTTATCAGCCAGCAACGCCAGCAAAACCAAAACCTGGGTTTATGCCCAAAGTAGGCGATCGCATCCGCGTTCCAAAATTGGGACAGATAGCAGATGTGATCGCCGCCCCCGATGAAGATGGGGAGTTAAGCGTTCGCTTTGGGCTAATGAAGATGACGGTGAAGTTGCAAGATGTAGAATCTCTAGATGGTCAAAAACCCGAACCAGTTGTTAAAGCCAAACCAGCCCCAGCAGCAGTAACCCCACTACAAAATGTCCCAGAAATTCGGACTTCCCAAAATACCATCGATTTGCGCGGTAAACGGGTGGCTGATGCCGAATACATTTTAGATAAAGCTATTTCGGAAGCTACAGGCCCAATCTGGATTATTCACGGGTACGGCACTGGTAAGCTACGACAAGGAGTTCACGCTTTTTTGCAACAGCATTCCAGAGTAAATAACTACGAACCAGCAGAACAAGCAGATGGCGGTACTGGTGTTACCATTGCTCACATCAAAAAGTAG
- a CDS encoding DUF2288 domain-containing protein: protein MSDLKAELTEILDEAEWEWLIPHVQRDAVILVAPELDLVDVGVAIASDNIPSVEQWIDEQLITKPTTVQVGEWNLERSKRFNTLIVQPYVLVKEIVAA from the coding sequence ATGTCGGATTTAAAAGCGGAATTAACAGAAATTTTGGATGAGGCAGAGTGGGAGTGGCTAATTCCTCATGTACAACGAGATGCAGTAATTTTGGTAGCACCGGAGTTAGATTTGGTGGATGTTGGAGTAGCGATCGCCAGTGATAACATTCCATCAGTAGAACAATGGATTGATGAGCAATTAATTACCAAACCCACAACAGTACAAGTGGGAGAATGGAATCTTGAGCGCAGTAAGCGATTTAATACTCTCATCGTTCAGCCTTACGTTTTGGTGAAGGAAATAGTTGCTGCTTAA
- a CDS encoding AI-2E family transporter: MSGFEAKNFWERLNNLALVRFLLLVASGWAIVQLLAYFEAVVVIFTFAAILAFLLSYPVQGLRRFLPHGVAVGLVFLLSIVIIGGLIITVGLTVLSQGQELINSITAFLNSLAPLLEGLEAFLRSRNLQIDLSFIEEQLRNQAVSSLVTSLAILQGFMTNFVTFILIAVVAFFMLLDGDKLWNFILKIVPKHRRNRFTNIIRRSFLGFFRGQLLLSAFLTSTTFLVFLILKVPFALILSIIVGFLDIIPGIGATLGVSTVTLFVLSQGVWLALKVLIACIVLQQIQDNLISPRIMQDALNLNPVVIFFALLVGARVAGLLGVFISIPIAGVIVSLFEIDEMKSEV, encoded by the coding sequence ATGAGCGGCTTTGAAGCCAAGAATTTTTGGGAGCGATTAAATAATCTGGCGTTAGTCCGCTTTTTGCTTCTAGTTGCTTCTGGCTGGGCGATTGTACAGCTTTTAGCTTACTTTGAAGCAGTCGTTGTTATTTTTACATTTGCGGCAATTTTGGCTTTTTTACTCAGCTATCCCGTACAAGGGCTGCGGCGTTTTTTGCCCCACGGTGTAGCTGTTGGCTTAGTTTTTTTACTCAGTATTGTGATTATAGGCGGTCTGATAATTACCGTGGGCTTAACGGTTTTATCTCAAGGACAAGAATTAATTAATAGTATCACTGCGTTTTTAAATTCTTTAGCACCTTTATTAGAAGGACTAGAAGCATTTTTGCGAAGCCGTAATTTACAAATAGATTTAAGTTTCATTGAAGAACAATTGCGGAATCAAGCTGTATCAAGTCTTGTAACTAGTTTGGCTATTTTACAAGGGTTTATGACGAATTTTGTGACTTTTATCTTGATTGCAGTTGTAGCTTTCTTCATGCTATTAGATGGAGACAAGTTGTGGAATTTTATTTTGAAAATAGTCCCAAAACATCGCCGCAATAGATTTACAAATATAATCAGACGATCTTTTCTAGGATTTTTTAGAGGGCAGTTATTATTAAGTGCATTTCTAACAAGTACAACTTTTCTGGTTTTCTTAATATTAAAAGTACCTTTTGCTTTGATACTATCAATAATAGTCGGATTTCTGGATATTATTCCTGGTATAGGAGCGACATTAGGAGTAAGCACAGTAACTCTATTTGTGTTGTCTCAAGGTGTTTGGTTAGCCTTGAAAGTATTGATAGCTTGTATTGTTCTCCAGCAGATACAAGACAACTTAATTTCGCCCCGAATTATGCAAGATGCGCTGAACCTTAATCCTGTAGTGATATTTTTTGCTTTGCTAGTAGGTGCTAGAGTAGCAGGATTATTAGGTGTTTTTATATCTATTCCAATCGCTGGAGTAATTGTATCTTTATTTGAAATTGATGAAATGAAATCTGAAGTTTAG